CTCAGGGTGACGGGCCTCACGGTCACGGGGCGGGACTCGTCAAGGTTCAGCGACTGGAGCGCCTCGCGGGCGCGTGACATGCGGGACCGCACCGTGCCGACAGGCACATCGAGCACGCAGGCGGCTTCCTCGTAGCTCAGCCCTTCGAGCACGACCAGCAGAAGCGTTTCGCGCTGGGGGGCGGGGAGACCGTCGAGGGCGTGCGCCATCTCCTGCAACTGCATGTGCCCGAACTGGCGGGCGGGCTGGGTGACGCTGACGTCCTCCAGCGGGGTTGTTTCGGGCGTCCTGCGATGATGCCTGATCAGGTTGACGTGGACATTGTACAAGATCTTTAAAAGCCACCCGCGCATGCTCCCGGCCCGCCGCCAGAGATGCTGCTTGCGCAACGCCCGCTCCAGGCACTCCTGCACGAGGTCGTCGGCACGGTCGCGATCCTTGACCAGAGCCCTTGCATATCGCCGTAAACCAGGCACTTCACGGGCGATCAGCCACTCTGTATCGTCCATGACCCTGCCCTCGCGTCCTTGCTGAAAATCACCCCGTGTCTTGTACGGATAGACGCCAGGTCCGGCGTTGAAGTTCCAAAATAAATACGAGGCGGAGGGAGCTGCCTGTGATTCTCCCTGGGCTGCATCTGGAAAGGATCATTTGATGCCGGCCGGCTCTGTTCCGCCCATGCGCCGATCCGGCCCAATGATAATCTGTTCACTTTTCAGGGAACCGTTCTCCGATCATGGGCGTCTTTACCCGCAAGGCCAGCTCATGGCGGCGGATGCGGATGCCGTGGGGGCCAAAGCGGCAAGGAGACGTCATGGATGAGGATCGGGCCGGAAGGTGGGTGGCGACGCCGGGCAAGGAGCCGGCAACCTCCAGCCTGAAGGCAAGGCCGGAAACGATGATGCCGGCCGCTGAGCCGAAGCCATGTCATCCCCGAGCGCGATCCCACGGATCGGGCTTCAGTTAACCTAGATACAGGAGTTTTTCATGCTCAAGTTCATCGGCGGCACCGTAGGCGTCATTTTCCTGATCGGCCTCCTGGTCCTGATCGGGCTTCTCGCCTTGATTTTCTAGCTCGTCGGAATCGGTGGCGGAGGGAGTGCGGCCAAGTTCGATCCTCGTCGCGATCCTGCGTTCCGCAGCCTGATTCAAGGGGCGGCGCGGCCGGTATCCGATCGGACCGGCTCGATTGCTTCCCAATCCGGAACCATGATCGTCCTGACTGCCTGGCTCAGGGCTTGGCCTGAACCCATCGCGCCCTGTCGGCGCGGTGGACAAGGCGATTGCCATCCCATCCAATATAAAAATTTCGGTAATTAAGATAAAGCGGCTTTGCTGCAAAATTATTTATAGGATAAGTTGTGATATTTTTGGGAACCCCTGAAGCAATCTGTTGTTGTTATTCCGAGATCGGGCCTCATATGAAAATGAGCTCGCAGGAAATCCTAGTAATCATAGGATTTTCTCACGTCATCTAATGGAGAGACCGATGAAGAACATTTTGACTGTAACGAGCGCTGTTGCACTGCTCGCGTTTGGAACCCCGGCACTTGCGCAGCAGCAGAACGCCCAGCCGGCTGGTGGCGGCCAGAATTCCACAGCGGGGACTGATGTCCAAGTACAGCAGGCTGCTCCCGAAGTAACCGTCCAGCAGCCCGCACCGGAAGTGACGGTTCAGCGCCCCGCTCCCGAAGTGACCGTCCAACAGCCTGAGCCCAACGTCACCGTCCAGCAGGCCGAGCCGAACGTGAATGTCGAGCAGGCCGAACCGAATGTCACCGTGGAACGGAGCGGCGAGCCGAACGTCAACGTCGTTCGGCCGGATCAGCAGAACGCGCCGGAGGCGCAGGGGCAGGAAGGCTCCCAGGAAGCGGGTGACACCGGCGGTGAGCGGGCGCGGGACGCGGGTGCCGGGACCCCGACGGCAGGCATGACACCCACGACACCGATGGACACCCCGCGGCTGATGGGCGATCAGGTCTCGGGAATGATCGGGACCAACGCCGTCACGGCGAACGATGAGGAGGTCGGCGAGATCGAAAACCTCCTGATCGGCTCCGAAGGCCAGGTGGAGGCGGCGATCGTCGAGTGGGGTGGTTTCCTGGGCATCGGTTCCAAGACCGCCGCTGTTCCCTGGAATGCGCTTCAGTTGAACGAGGCAAGTGATCGTGTGGTCATCGACATGACCCGCGAGGAAATGGAAGCGCTGCCAGCCTACAACGGCGACCCGGCGTCGGTCGCCGGCATCGATGCCGAAGCGAAGCCGGTACAGTAAACCGGGACGAGCAAAGCAGGGCTGGAATTCCCGATACTCCACGGGGCTTTCGGCGGACGGGGGCGGGCGTCTTGCAAGGCGCCCGCCCCCTGGCGTGTCGTCGTGCGGTCCCTCTGCCTTCCCGTGGCCTGCCGGACATGGAAAGGGGCAACGCGAACGGCGCCGGAATCCTGTTACATTCGAGATATTTGAAGAGGATGGTGGGCGCGACAGGGATTGAACCTGTGACCCCTCCCGTGTGAAGGGAGTGCTCTCCCGCTGAGCTACGCGCCCGCCTGTGCGGCGGAGGCCCTATTTATTGGGGTCGCGGGATGATGTCAAGCGCCGGAAGTGTCTTCCGCAAAATTGCGGGGACCGAATTTGCAGGGACGATGCCGCGCCCTACATGGGTTGTCCAGGTTCGATCCACGGAAGGGCTCGGGTGCCATGCCGACATCAATGCGATCCATCCCTGCCGTCATGCTGGTCGGCGGAGCCGTGGCAGCCCTGGTGCCGGCGGTCCTGATCTCGACCGCAATGGCGGCCGAGAAGGTCCGTCTCGGCTACGCGATCTATGCCGGCGGTTTCGAAGTCCTCCAGGCCTCCATCCTGCTGGATGTCGGGCGCGACGATTACGAGGTCGAGGTCAGCGCCGAGACCCAGGGGCTGATCGGTACCTTCTTTCCCTGGCAAAACCTGTCGCGCTCCGTCGGCCTCATGCGGGACGGAGAGGCGGCACCGCGCTCGCACCGGCAGAGCGGAACCTGGCGAGGACGGGAGCGGGCCGTCAGCCTGGACTATGACGACACCGGCCGCGTCGTCGCGGATGTCCGGCCGCCGGACGATCCGGCCGAGCGGGACCCCGTGCCGCCGGAGATGGTGCCCGGAACCACCGATCCCCTGTCGGCCGTGCTCTCCGTGGCGACCGGCGTCGCCGCCGGGCGCGGCTGCACCGGGACCGTCCAGGTGTTCGACGGCCGTCGCCGCTATGACCTGAGTTTCCGGACGGTCGGGAACCGCCAGCTCGCCCCCAACCGCTACTCAGTGTTCAGCGGTCCCGCCGTCCATTGCGAGGTCACCTCGAAGGTGCTGGCCGGCCGGTGGAAGCAGGAAGGCGTGGTGACCGAACAGGAGAAACGGGCGCCCGTCGCGCTGATGCTGGCGCCAGTAGTCGAAGGATTGCCGCCGGTCCCGGTCAGGCTGGAGGGCGAGAGCCGGTTCGGCGACGTCATCATGCATCTCATTTCGGCCGACGCTGTCGCCCAGTGATATCAGCGCCTCAATGGTACCCGGCGTCCTCGCCGATCTTGCCGCGGAAGACGTAGTAGGAATAGATCGTGTAGACAACGATCGTCGGGATCAGGAACGCCATGCCGACCAGCAGGAACTCCTGGGTCTCCGGCGGCGAGGCGGCGTCCCAGATGCTGATGTTGGGCGGGATCACGTTCGGCCACAGGCTGACGGCCAGCCCGGCGAAGGACAGGATGAACAGGCCCATGGACAGGGCGAACGGCTGGACCTCGTTCCGCTTGTTGATCGCCCGCCAGTACAGCAGCGCCAGGGCCGCGGTCAGGATCGGCACCGGCGACAGATAGAGGATGTTCGGCCAGGAGAACCAGCGGTCCGCGATGGTCTGGTTGGCCAGCGGCGTCCAGACGCTGACCAGCGCGATGAACCCGATCACGGCGAGGAACAGCGGCTTGGACAGCTTGTACGCCCATTCCTGCAGCGAGCCTTCCGTCCGCCAGATCAGCCAGGTGCAGCCGAGCAGCGCGTATCCCGCCACCAGCGCCATGCCGGTCAGCAAGCTGAAGATCGAGAACCAGTCGAAATTGCCGCCGACATAGGCGCGGTTCTCGACGTCGAATCCCTGGATGAAGGCGCCCAGCGCCATGCCCTGCACGAAGGTGGCGATCAGCGATCCGAAATGGAAGCTGGCGTCCCACAGGTAGCGGCTGCTCTTCGCCTTGAAGCGGAACTCGAACGCGACGCCGCGGAAGATCAGGGCGATCAGCATGGCCAGCAGCGGCAGGTACAGCGCCGGCAGGATCACCGCATAGGCCAGGGGGAACGCCGCGAAAAGCCCCGCGCCGCCCAGGATCAGCCACGTCTCGTTGAAGTCCCAGACCGGGGCTACCGTGTTCATCATCACGTCGCGGTCGGTGTCGCGCCCGGCGAAGGGGAACAGGATGCCCAGCCCCAGGTCGAAGCCGTCCATCAGGACGTACATGATGATCGCGAAGGCGACGATGCCGGTCCAGATCAGGGTAAGGTCCTGCCACCATTCCATGTCGTTCACTCCGCCGGTTCGATGCGTTCGTCAGGCACGGACATCGGCCGCTTCGGGCGTCCGGCCTCCTGGCGTGCCTGATGGGTGGTCTCCTCCCGGTGCGGCTGCGGGCCGAGCTGCAGCAGGCGCAGGATGTAATAGGTCCCCGCCGTGAAGATCAGCGCGTAGGTCACCAGGAAGGTCAGCAGCGACGTCAGCGCTGCGCCGGTGGTCAGCGACGGCGTCACGCCGTCGGCGGTCCGCACCAGCCCCTGGACCATCCAGGGCTGCCGCCCGATCTCCGTGGTGAACCAGCCGGCGAGGATCGCCACGAAGCCGGCCGGGGTCATGGCGACGCAGATCCAGTGGAACCAGGACGAGTCGTACAGCCGCCGGCGCCAGCTCAGGAAGACGAAGCCGATCGCCACGAACAGCATCAGGAAGCCGATGCCGACCATGATCCGGAAGGTCCAGAACACGATCGGCATGTAGGGCCGGTCCTCGGGCGCGAATTCCTTCAGCCCCGGCACCTCGCCTTCCAGCTCGTGGGTCAGGATCAGGCTCGACAGATAGGGGATGCCGATCTCGTAGTGGTTCTCCTCGGCCTCCATGTCGGGCCAGGCGAACAGGATCAGCGGCGCGCCCTCGCCGCCCTCCCAATGGCCCTCCATGGCCGCGATCTTGGCCGGCTGCACCTCCATGGTCTTCAGGCCGTGCAGGTCGCCCAGCAGGATCTGCAGCGGTGCCAGGATAGCGATCAGGCCGAGCGACATGCCGAAGCTGATCCGGGTGTATTCCGCGAAGCGGCCCTTCAGGATGTACCAGGCGCTGATCCCGGCGATCACGAACGATGTGGTCAGGAACGCGGCCGTCACCATGTGGGCGAGGCGGTACGGGAAGGACGGGTTGAACACCACCTCCCACCAGCTCGTCACGAAGAACCGGCCGTCGCGGATCTCGAACCCGGCCGGGGTGTGCAGCCAGCTGTTCGACGACAGGATCCAGAAGGACGAGATGATGGTGCCGATCGCGACCATGCTGGCCGCGAAGAAGTGCATGCCGCGCGGCACCTTGCTGCGGCCGAACAGCAGGATGCCGAGGAAGGCCGCCTCCAGGAAGAAGGCGGTGACCACCTCGTACTGGATCAGAGGTCCCAGCACGTTGCCGGTGATGTCCGACCAGCGGCTCCAGTTGGTGCCGAACTGGTAGGACATCACGATGCCCGACACCACGCCCATGCCGAAAGAGATCGCGAAGATCTTGGTCCAGAATTCGGACAGCCGGCGGTAAACGTCGCGTCCAGTCTTCAGCCACAAGCCTTCTAGCACCATGATCCAATTGGCAAGGCCGATGGTGAAGGCGGGAAAAAGGATATGAAAAGATATGGTGAAAGCAAATTGAATGCGCGACAACATCAACGGATCGATGTCCATTGTCCGCTCCCGTCCTTTGTCCTACAGGCTCCGGAACAGGAATTTTCTGTTCCCGGTTCCGGCACGACGAAGTTTGGAGCTTTGCCGCGCATTAACCAGTGCGACGACTTGGCATCCCTCTTTCGGAGCATCAATGGGTTCGGGGCCGATATGTTGCCGGGACTGTGCCTGCGAAATCAGCGATCAGCTAATCCGTCCAGTACGGCGGGCAACTCCGTGAAATGGTCGATGATGGCGTCGGCGCCCATCTCTTCCGTGGGGACGTGGGGATAGCCGTAGCTGACCGCCACCACCGGGATGCCGGCCCCCCGGGCCGCGGCGACGTCGTTGTGGTTGTCGCCGACCATGACGGCGGCGCCGCCGGTCACGCCGAGCCGGTCCATGATCCAGGTGACGTGGCCGCCGTCGGGCTTGCGCACCGGCAGCGTGTCGCCCCCGGCCACCGATCCGAAGTAGCGGCCGAGGTCGAGTTGGACCAGCACTTCGCGGGTGACGCGTTCCGGCTTGTTGGTGCAGAGCCCGAGCTTCAGCCCGCGCTCCAGCAGCAGGTCCAGCGTCTCCGGCACGCCGGGAAAGATCGAGTCCGGCGAGGCGGGCTGCTTCTCGTAGAACTCCAGGAAGTCGGCGTAGATCTGGGGTGTCCTGTCCGGGTCGAGGCTGGTCCCGGTCGCCTCGAAGACGCGGCGCAGCAGGATCGGGGCGCCGTCGCCGACCATGACGCGGATCTGCTCCACGGTGACCGGGGGGCGTTCGTACTTGTCCAGCAGCTTGTTGACCGCGGCCGTGATGTCGGTCGCGCTGTCGATCAGGGTGCCGTCCAGGTCGAAGATCACGGCTTGTAGTCGAGGCATGCGGCGGTTCCCCAGTTTCCTTCGGTGATTGTCGTTCCCGGCCGGTCGCCCATCGAGGGCTTTGGCGGAGGCCGGAGGTGTGGCACAAGGAGGTACGACCCTCCCGTGAACGCGGATCAGACGATAACAGCACCATGACATCGACGCACCATACCCAAACCCGCCGTCCGCTCGCCTGCATCATTCTCGCGGCGGGCAAGGGCACCCGCATGAAGTCGGACCTGCCCAAAGTGCTGCACAAGGTGGCGGGCCGCTCCATGGTCGGCCACGTGGTCGCGGCGGCCTCGGCCCTGGAGCCCGAACGGATCACCGTCGTGGTCGGGCCGGGGATGGAGGACGTCGCGGCCGAGGTGGCGCCCCACGCCACTGTCGTCCAGGAACGCCAGCTCGGCACCGCAGACGCCGTCATGGCCGCCCGGCCGCTGGTCGAGGGGTTCGAGGGGGACGTGCTGGTCGTCTACGGCGACACCCCGCTGGTGACGCCCGCGACGCTCTCGCGGATGATCGAGGCGCGCAACGCTTCCGGCGATCCCGCGGTCGTCGTCCTGGGCATGCGGCCGGACGATCCGGGCGCCTACGGCCGGCTGATCCAGGGGGCCGACGGTGGCCTGGACGCGATCGTCGAATATCTCGACGCGACGGAGCCGCAACGGGCGGTGACCCTGTGCAATGCCGGGCTGATGGCGTTCGACGGGCGGCGCCTGTTCGCCCTGCTGGACGCCATCGGCAACGACAACGCCAAGGGGGAGTTCTACCTGACCGACGCGGTCGCCGTCGCGCGCGCCGCGGGGCACGCCTGCCGGGTCGTCGAGGCCTCGGCCGAAGAGGTGGTCGGCGTCAACTCCCGCGCCGAGCTTGCCGCCGTCGAACGGCTGATGCAGGGCCGCCTGCGGTCGGCCGCCATGGCCGGGGGCGCCACGCTGGCGGATCCGGAGACGGTCTATTTCAGCCATGACACCCGGCTGGGGCGCGACGTGACGGTCGGGCAGAACGTCGTGTTCGGTCCCGGCGTCGAGATCGGCGACCGGGTCGAGATCCGTCCGTTCTGCCACCTGGAGGAGGTCCGCGTGGCGGACGGCGCCCTGATCGGCCCCTATGCCCGGCTGCGCCCGGGAGCCGACATCGGACCCGACGTCCATATCGGCAATTTCGTCGAGGTCAAGAACGCCCGCATCGACAAGGGCGCCAAGGTCAACCACCTGACCTATATCGGCGACGCCAGCGTGGGCGCCAAGGCCAACATCGGGGCGGGCACGATCACCTGCAACTATGACGGTTTCTTCAAGAGCCGCACCGAGATCGGCGCCGGCGCCTTCATCGGCTCCAACTCGGCGCTGGTCGCCCCGGTGACCATCGGGGCCGGCGCCATCGTCGGCGCCGGCAGCGTGATCACCCGCGACGTTCCGGCCGACGCGCTGACGGTGGAGCGGTCCAAGCAGAGCGTCCACGAAGGCTGGGCGGCGGGCTTCCGAACCCGCAGGGCGGCGGAGAAGGCGGCGAAGCCGAAGTAGGGAAGGGGGCGGGCCCGCGCTGGAATGTGAGCGCCGAGAAGCCTATAGTATCCCCGATGCAACGGGGACGGACCATGGGCTATCTGGCGCTCGACCGATACAGGAACATCGAGGCGGACCTGTCGGCCTTCTGCGACCGCTGGAAGGTGGCCGAACTCGCCCTGCTCGACCTTCCCGAGCAGGAGCGCTCGGACCCGGACGCCGAACTGGACGTGCTGGTCACCATGCGGCCGGATGCGGAATGGACCTTGTTCGACCGGGTGACGATGCAGGACGAGCTTTCCAGGATTTTCGGTCGCAGGTCGCATTTCTACAGCTGGACGGGATTGGTCGAGTTCGGCAATCGAGAACGGACGCGGATGTTCCGCGATGCGGCGCACAGCCTCTATGTCGCCCTCTGACCGTGCCGCCCTGGGTCATATCCGGGATGCCTGCACGTTGATCATGAGCTTCGCCGCTTCCGTCGGAGGTCAGGATTTGTTGGAGGACCGCCGGTCGATCTCGGCGATCGCTTACCAATTGATCATCATCGGAGAGGCGACGAAGCGTTTGTCCAGGGACTTCCGGGATCGGCACGGAGCGGTCAACTGGCGGTCGATCGCCGGGACTCGCGACGTGCTGGTCCACGACTTCCAGAATCTGGACGTCGTGGTTCTATGGCGCACCGCCACACGGCATGTGCCGATGCTGGCGCTTGCCGTCTCCAGGATACTCGACCCTCTCTGAACTGGATACCGCTACCTTGGGGGCTGTTTGTCGGCAGCCGAAACCGAGATCGGATTTGAACTGACCTCACGGCTCCTTTGAGAGGTTAACGCCGTATCCGGCTCAACGCGCCACCATATATGAACTGATCCATCAAGAAACATCGAATCACCAAGGAGACCACCGATGAGCGTCATGACTGAAACCGCGGCAACGCTCGGCCTCAAGGATCCCGGACTGCTGCGCGGCCAGTGCTATATCGACGGTCAGTGGATCGATGCCGACAGCGGCAAGACCATCGACGTCACCAATCCCGCGGATGGCAGGAAGCTCGGCACCGTTCCCGCCATGGGCACGGCCGAGACGCGGCGCGCGATCGAGGCGGCCGGCCGGGCTTATCCCGCGTGGCGCGCCAAGACCGCCAAGGAACGCTCGAAGATCTTGCGCGCCTGGTTCGACCTGATGATGGCGAACCAGGAGGACCTGGCCCGGATCATGACTGCGGAGCAGGGCAAGCCGATCGCCGAGTCGCGAGGCGAGGTCGCCTATGCCGCCTCCTTCATCGAGTGGTTCGCCGAGGAGGCGAAGCGGGTCTACGGCGACACAATCCCGCCGCACCTGGCCGGCCGCCGGCTCGTGGTGACCAAGGAGCCGGTCGGCGTCTGCGCCGCCATCACGCCGTGGAACTTCCCGGCCGCCATGATCACCCGCAAGGCCGGCCCCGCGCTGGCGGTCGGCGCCCCGATCGTGATCAAGCCGGCCACGGCCACGCCTTTTTCAGCCTTCGCCATGGCCGTTCTGGCCGAGCGTGCGGGGGTGCCGGCCGGCATCCTGAGCGTGCTGACCGGTTCCGCCAAGGAGATCGGCGGCGAGATGACGACCAACCCGATCGTGCGGAAGCTGACCTTCACCGGCTCGACCGAGATCGGCAAGCAGCTGATGTCCCAGTGCGCCGGCACGGTCAAGAAGGTGTCGCTGGAGCTGGGCGGCAACGCGCCTTTCATCGTGTTCGACGACGCCGACCTGGACGAGGCGGTCAAGGGCGCCATCGCGTCCAAGTACCGCAACACCGGGCAGACCTGCGTCTGCGCCAACCGCCTGCTGGTGCAGAACGGCATCTACGACGCCTTCGCCGCCAAGCTGGCCGAGGCGGTCAAGGCGTTGAAGGTAGCCGATGGGATGACCGAGGGCGCCCAGCAGGGCCCGCTGATCGACATGGCGGCGATCGAGAAGGTCGAGGACCATATCCGTGACGCGCTGTCCAAGGGCGCCCGGATCGTCGTCGGCGGCGAGCGCCACCCCCTCGGCGGCACCTTCTTCCAGCCGACCGTCCTGGCCGACGTCACCACCGAGATGAAGGTGACCCGCGAGGAGACCTTCGGGCCGGTGGCGCCGCTGTTCCGCTTCGACACGGAGGAGGAGGCGGTGAAGATGGCGAACGACACCGAGTACGGGCTGGCGGCCTACTTCTACAGCCGCGACGTCGGCCGGATCTGGCGGGTCGCCGACGGGCTGGAATACGGCATCGTCGGCATCAACGAGGGCATCATCTCGACCGAGGTGGCGCCGTTCGGCGGCATGAAGGAGAGCGGTATCGGCCGCGAGGGCTCCAAGTACGGCATGGAGGAATACCTGGAGGTCAAATATCTCTGCATGGGCGGCATCGATAACGCCTGATCCCGGCATCTTCCGCGGGGCCGCGGACCGATTTCGTGGCCCCGGAGCGACAGCCAGGCGGCGTTCCTGGGTCGGACCGCACGATTTTGCATGACCGGGCACCCTGTTCCGGTCTATTCCAAAAGGTTAGAACCTGTCGCGGTGAGGCGCATGCATGATCCATGCGCCACCATCGCGGGACGGTCCCAACAAAGGACGCAAAAGTGCCGCCGCCTAGACATAATCGCCCCTCTTTCCGAAGCCAGAACCGTGCCCCCGGCCTTGATGGCGGCAGCCCAGAACGGGTTCGCGGCGACGCCATGACGAAGCACGCGCGCTATCTGGACCTGGCGCAGGACGCCAAGGCCGCGGGAGACGAAATCACCGCCCAGGGCCATCTGCAATACGCCGAACACTGGTACCGCACCGCCATGGCCGACCGCCGGCCGCCGGAGCCGATCGAGGACGTGGCGGGTGACGACGGCCAGCCTCCGGTCGATCCGGGTCCCGGCGGGCAAGGGCCGAACGGCCCGGGCGGGCCGGGCAACATGGACCGGAAGCCGCGCCGACGCGGCCAGCGCACCGGCCCCCTGCGCCGCCGGCCGCCGCCTCCGGAGGGTTGAGAGGCTTCGCGATCGCTCCAGCCGCTTCGGAACGGGAGCCCGCTGTTCCGGGCGGGCTCCGCCGGAGGGCCTTCGCCGCAAGCCGCTGACGGAGCGCCGACGGTTCTCGACCGCTACGCTGCGGGACCGTGACGGCCTGAGCCGATGTCAGGGGATGCCGTCGACCGCGACCAGGATGCCGACGCAGCGGTTGAGCGGTTCGGAGATGCCGTCGCTCGTCGGCATCGGCATCTTGGTCTCGCCCATGCCGACGGTTTCAATCAGATCGGCCGGAACGCCGGCCCGCTCCAGAAGGCTGGCGACCGATCCGGCGCGCGCCAAGGCAAGCTCCTGGTTGAAGGCCGTCGGGCCGACCGTGTCGGTGTAGCCGACGACCTTGATCGACCGGACCCGCAAGTCCGAGATGAAGCGGCTGGCCGTCAGGGTCTTGCGCTCGCCGCCGGGGGTCAGGGTGGCGCTTCCCGGATTGAAATGGACTTCCTGGATCTTGAACAGCATCTGGCTCAGGTCCGGATGGGTGCCGGCGCGCGCCTGCGTCGGCACCACGGAGGGGTCGGACGGCAGTCGCTCGGCCGGTGCCATGGCGACGACCTGCCGGACCGGGGCGTCGGCCGCCGCCTCTCCCGTCGGGGGCTTGCGTCCGGGCGGGCGGGCGGGTTCCTGCGGCCGGGCTGCCACGGCCCGCTCGGGCTTGCGCGGCGGTACCGCCGCCGCGGTTTCCGGCGCCGGCCGGCCGGCGCCCGGCTTGGTCGGGGGCACCTTCGCCGCCGGGGCGCTTTCCGAAGGCGGCGAAGCCGCAAGGGGCTCCGCGGGCGGGGCGGCCTCGGGCTGCGGTTCCTGTATGGGATCCGGGACGGGAGTTGCTTCGGGCGGGGACTCGGAACCGGGCTCCGGCTCGGCAAGGGTGGCCTGCGCCTCCTCGCCGTCATCGGATTCCAGGGGCGGGATCGACTCTCCGCCGGCGGCGGGCTCGTCGCCCGTGCGTCCCTCGAAGGGGGGCGGCTGCTCGCCCGCTGCCGGCCCGGCATCCGGTTCCGCCGCGACTTCCGGCTCGGTGGCATCCGGTTCCGCCTCGACGTCCGGCCCGGTGGCGTCCGGTACCGGCTCCGCAGCTGCGGCTACCGGTTCCTGCGGTGGACTTGTCGGTTGGTTCTCCGTGATCGAGTCCTGCGGTGCGGCGGAGCTTTCTTGCTTTTCCGGCTCCCCGTCGCACGCCGCCAAGGCAAAGGTGAGTACAAGACCAATCAAGCAGGCGTTACGCTGCTTCCTCCACGAATTCATTGTCAGGCCCCGTTCCCCGAAATTCTGCGGACGGACCGTAGCCAGCGGACTCGTTGTTTCGCCTGTGGCAATTCGCGGACGCAGGCGCCTTATCGCCACACTGTGTCGCCATACGCACAGTTCTTCTATGCTGTTCTCGACGGATGCCTCTAGATAATCCTTTTGCGTGGATTATAACTTGCGCCTTTTGAGCTCGCGAACCAGGAAGCGCGCCGGATGGAGTGCAGCCATAAGGCCGCTTGCGGCATCGGGGTCGACCGGCCAGGGGCCTCCGCATATCTGCGCCGCCAGCAGGTCGGCCGCAAAGGGGGCGGTGACCAGCCCGCGCGCCCCGAGTCCCGCCATGACCCAGAGGCCGGGGTGACAGACCGCGGCGGCGAAGCTCCGCTCCGGCCGTCCGTGTCTCAGCCCGGCGAAATCCTCGACGAAACGGTCGCGGTCCACGACCGGCCCCACCAGCGGAAGATGGTCGGCGGTCATGGCCCGCAGCGAGGCACGGCCCATGGGCGTGCCCGCACCCTCGAACAGGCCGGGGAACAGGCTTTCGGCCTCCGCGAGATTGCGGGTGTCGTCGGTGGCTTCCGGCTCCTGCGCCGCCGCCGGGACCTGATCCTCGACCGTGTCGAAGGTCGCTCCGATCAGGTGCCGGCCCTCGCGCGCCGGCAGGAGATAGCCGCCGTGGCTGATCACGCAGCGCAGGGACGCGCTGCGCCGGGTGGCTTGCACGACGGTGACCTGACCCCGGCGCGGCGACAGGGACAGCCAG
This Skermanella mucosa DNA region includes the following protein-coding sequences:
- a CDS encoding DUF3108 domain-containing protein, yielding MPTSMRSIPAVMLVGGAVAALVPAVLISTAMAAEKVRLGYAIYAGGFEVLQASILLDVGRDDYEVEVSAETQGLIGTFFPWQNLSRSVGLMRDGEAAPRSHRQSGTWRGRERAVSLDYDDTGRVVADVRPPDDPAERDPVPPEMVPGTTDPLSAVLSVATGVAAGRGCTGTVQVFDGRRRYDLSFRTVGNRQLAPNRYSVFSGPAVHCEVTSKVLAGRWKQEGVVTEQEKRAPVALMLAPVVEGLPPVPVRLEGESRFGDVIMHLISADAVAQ
- the cydB gene encoding cytochrome d ubiquinol oxidase subunit II, producing the protein MEWWQDLTLIWTGIVAFAIIMYVLMDGFDLGLGILFPFAGRDTDRDVMMNTVAPVWDFNETWLILGGAGLFAAFPLAYAVILPALYLPLLAMLIALIFRGVAFEFRFKAKSSRYLWDASFHFGSLIATFVQGMALGAFIQGFDVENRAYVGGNFDWFSIFSLLTGMALVAGYALLGCTWLIWRTEGSLQEWAYKLSKPLFLAVIGFIALVSVWTPLANQTIADRWFSWPNILYLSPVPILTAALALLYWRAINKRNEVQPFALSMGLFILSFAGLAVSLWPNVIPPNISIWDAASPPETQEFLLVGMAFLIPTIVVYTIYSYYVFRGKIGEDAGYH
- a CDS encoding PRC-barrel domain-containing protein, which encodes MKNILTVTSAVALLAFGTPALAQQQNAQPAGGGQNSTAGTDVQVQQAAPEVTVQQPAPEVTVQRPAPEVTVQQPEPNVTVQQAEPNVNVEQAEPNVTVERSGEPNVNVVRPDQQNAPEAQGQEGSQEAGDTGGERARDAGAGTPTAGMTPTTPMDTPRLMGDQVSGMIGTNAVTANDEEVGEIENLLIGSEGQVEAAIVEWGGFLGIGSKTAAVPWNALQLNEASDRVVIDMTREEMEALPAYNGDPASVAGIDAEAKPVQ
- the gph gene encoding phosphoglycolate phosphatase (PGP is an essential enzyme in the glycolate salvage pathway in higher organisms (photorespiration in plants). Phosphoglycolate results from the oxidase activity of RubisCO in the Calvin cycle when concentrations of carbon dioxide are low relative to oxygen. This enzyme is a member of the Haloacid Dehalogenase (HAD) superfamily of aspartate-nucleophile hydrolase enzymes (PF00702).), with the translated sequence MPRLQAVIFDLDGTLIDSATDITAAVNKLLDKYERPPVTVEQIRVMVGDGAPILLRRVFEATGTSLDPDRTPQIYADFLEFYEKQPASPDSIFPGVPETLDLLLERGLKLGLCTNKPERVTREVLVQLDLGRYFGSVAGGDTLPVRKPDGGHVTWIMDRLGVTGGAAVMVGDNHNDVAAARGAGIPVVAVSYGYPHVPTEEMGADAIIDHFTELPAVLDGLADR
- a CDS encoding cytochrome ubiquinol oxidase subunit I, with product MDIDPLMLSRIQFAFTISFHILFPAFTIGLANWIMVLEGLWLKTGRDVYRRLSEFWTKIFAISFGMGVVSGIVMSYQFGTNWSRWSDITGNVLGPLIQYEVVTAFFLEAAFLGILLFGRSKVPRGMHFFAASMVAIGTIISSFWILSSNSWLHTPAGFEIRDGRFFVTSWWEVVFNPSFPYRLAHMVTAAFLTTSFVIAGISAWYILKGRFAEYTRISFGMSLGLIAILAPLQILLGDLHGLKTMEVQPAKIAAMEGHWEGGEGAPLILFAWPDMEAEENHYEIGIPYLSSLILTHELEGEVPGLKEFAPEDRPYMPIVFWTFRIMVGIGFLMLFVAIGFVFLSWRRRLYDSSWFHWICVAMTPAGFVAILAGWFTTEIGRQPWMVQGLVRTADGVTPSLTTGAALTSLLTFLVTYALIFTAGTYYILRLLQLGPQPHREETTHQARQEAGRPKRPMSVPDERIEPAE
- a CDS encoding RNA polymerase sigma factor, producing MDDTEWLIAREVPGLRRYARALVKDRDRADDLVQECLERALRKQHLWRRAGSMRGWLLKILYNVHVNLIRHHRRTPETTPLEDVSVTQPARQFGHMQLQEMAHALDGLPAPQRETLLLVVLEGLSYEEAACVLDVPVGTVRSRMSRAREALQSLNLDESRPVTVRPVTLRPVTLRPVTLRRVK